One Olsenella sp. oral taxon 807 DNA segment encodes these proteins:
- a CDS encoding tetratricopeptide repeat protein, which produces MDQKLAENPPKDSASTEGRSSGEAMSVVREGSRAHKKGDYAEALRLFRLAAEQGEADAQSWLGLMYSLGHGVTQSNDEACRWYRLAAEQGEPWAQYRLGTMYKEGYGVTQDDVEACRWYRLAAEQGEPWAQYRLGTMYKKGRGVTQDDVEACRWYRLAAEQGEPWAQYRLGMMYEKGRGVEQDYAEALRLFRLAADQGEAGVRSFVRLMSAGGHGIEQMDAEACRWYRLAAEQGYAWAQYRIAFMYMSGRGVEQDDAEACRWYRLAAEQGEADAQSWLGFMYEKGRGVTQDDVEACRWYWLAAEQGEPWAQYRLGMMYEKGRGVTQDDVEACRWYRLAAEQGYAWAQYRIAFMYMSGRGVEQDDAEACRWYRLAAEQGEADAQSWLGFMYEKGRGVTQDDVEACRWYWLAAEQGEPWAQYRLGMMYEKGRGVTQDDVEACRWYRLAAEQGEPWAQYRLGMMYEKGRGVTQDDVEACRWYRLATEQGEPWAQYRLGMMYEKGCGVEQDYAEALRLFRLAAEQGEAGAQRQLGDMYEFGWGIEKNIPMARHWYELAAGQGDPLAQNALRLMGSE; this is translated from the coding sequence GTGGATCAAAAGCTTGCTGAGAACCCCCCGAAGGATAGCGCCTCCACTGAGGGGCGGTCCTCTGGCGAGGCCATGAGTGTCGTCCGAGAGGGAAGTCGTGCGCACAAGAAGGGGGACTACGCCGAGGCCCTCCGCCTGTTCCGACTCGCGGCCGAGCAAGGCGAGGCGGATGCACAAAGCTGGCTCGGCCTCATGTACTCATTAGGTCACGGGGTCACACAGAGCAATGACGAAGCCTGCCGCTGGTACCGGCTCGCGGCCGAGCAGGGCGAGCCTTGGGCGCAGTACAGGCTGGGTACCATGTACAAGGAGGGTTACGGGGTCACGCAGGACGACGTCGAGGCCTGCCGCTGGTACCGGCTCGCGGCCGAGCAGGGCGAGCCTTGGGCGCAGTACAGGCTGGGTACCATGTACAAGAAGGGTCGCGGGGTCACGCAGGACGACGTCGAGGCCTGCCGCTGGTACCGGCTCGCGGCCGAGCAGGGCGAGCCTTGGGCGCAGTACAGGCTGGGCATGATGTACGAGAAAGGCCGCGGGGTGGAACAAGATTACGCCGAGGCCCTCCGCCTGTTCCGGCTCGCGGCTGATCAGGGCGAGGCGGGGGTGCGAAGTTTTGTAAGGCTTATGTCCGCAGGGGGACACGGGATAGAGCAAATGGACGCCGAGGCCTGCCGCTGGTACCGGCTCGCGGCCGAACAGGGCTATGCCTGGGCGCAGTACAGGATTGCATTCATGTACATGAGCGGCCGTGGTGTGGAGCAGGACGACGCCGAGGCCTGCCGCTGGTACCGGCTCGCGGCCGAGCAGGGCGAGGCGGATGCGCAAAGCTGGCTCGGCTTCATGTACGAGAAAGGCCGCGGGGTCACGCAGGACGACGTCGAGGCCTGCCGCTGGTATTGGCTCGCGGCCGAGCAGGGCGAGCCTTGGGCGCAGTACAGGCTGGGCATGATGTACGAGAAAGGCCGCGGGGTCACGCAGGACGACGTCGAGGCCTGCCGCTGGTACCGGCTCGCGGCCGAACAGGGCTATGCCTGGGCGCAGTACAGGATTGCATTCATGTACATGAGCGGCCGTGGTGTGGAGCAGGACGACGCCGAGGCCTGCCGCTGGTACCGGCTCGCGGCCGAGCAGGGCGAGGCGGATGCGCAAAGCTGGCTCGGCTTCATGTATGAGAAAGGTCGCGGGGTCACGCAGGACGACGTCGAGGCCTGCCGCTGGTATTGGCTCGCGGCCGAGCAGGGCGAGCCTTGGGCGCAGTACAGGCTGGGCATGATGTACGAGAAAGGCCGCGGGGTCACGCAGGACGACGTCGAGGCCTGCCGCTGGTACCGGCTCGCGGCCGAGCAGGGCGAGCCTTGGGCGCAGTACAGGCTGGGCATGATGTACGAGAAAGGCCGCGGGGTCACGCAGGACGACGTCGAGGCCTGCCGCTGGTACCGGCTCGCGACCGAGCAGGGCGAGCCTTGGGCGCAGTACAGGCTGGGCATGATGTACGAGAAAGGCTGCGGCGTGGAACAAGATTACGCCGAGGCCCTCCGTCTGTTCCGGCTCGCAGCCGAGCAAGGCGAGGCGGGGGCTCAGCGACAGCTCGGTGACATGTATGAA
- a CDS encoding PD-(D/E)XK nuclease family transposase: MKGTQRDVDRLRPIDDPMFRVMALSKAFCEEVLRVLLEDKGLKVVKSTPQAAVTNLRGRSVVLDALCELSDGRLVNVEVQRSEYEDHQRRVRYYASLVTADRTPPGGRFRDVPDVCVVLVGEFDPFGAARSLYHVDRVVRETGRIVENGLCEVYVNALARDGSDVAALMEVFTEAEAYDETRFPATSREKRRLRHTEEGRGTMSRVVEEIRAESKAEGRLEGRAEGRTETLDKLVRDGLVDVRAAAASLGLDPEEVERMLA; encoded by the coding sequence ATGAAGGGGACGCAACGGGACGTGGATAGGCTGAGGCCCATAGACGATCCGATGTTTCGGGTGATGGCGCTGAGCAAGGCCTTCTGCGAGGAGGTGCTGAGGGTGCTGCTCGAGGACAAGGGACTTAAAGTGGTGAAGAGCACCCCGCAGGCCGCCGTCACGAACCTGCGGGGACGCTCGGTGGTGCTCGACGCCCTCTGTGAGCTCTCCGACGGCAGGCTCGTGAACGTGGAGGTGCAGCGCTCGGAGTACGAGGATCACCAGAGGCGGGTGCGCTACTACGCCTCCCTGGTGACGGCCGACAGGACGCCGCCGGGAGGGCGCTTCAGGGACGTTCCGGACGTCTGCGTGGTGCTCGTTGGCGAGTTCGACCCCTTTGGGGCTGCTCGTTCGCTGTATCATGTGGACAGGGTCGTGAGGGAGACCGGCAGGATCGTCGAGAACGGTCTTTGCGAGGTCTACGTGAACGCCTTGGCGAGGGACGGCAGTGACGTTGCCGCGCTCATGGAGGTGTTCACGGAGGCAGAGGCATACGACGAGACGCGCTTTCCGGCCACGTCTAGGGAGAAGCGCAGGCTCAGGCACACGGAGGAGGGGCGAGGGACGATGAGCAGGGTGGTTGAGGAGATCCGAGCTGAGAGCAAAGCCGAGGGCAGGCTTGAGGGCAGGGCCGAGGGGAGGACCGAGACGCTCGACAAGCTCGTGCGCGACGGCCTCGTGGACGTGCGCGCCGCAGCGGCGTCGCTGGGGCTCGACCCCGAAGAGGTCGAGCGCATGCTCGCGTAG